Genomic DNA from Microbacterium neungamense:
GTGCCTCAGCGCCGCTCGCGCTCCGCGATGCGCCGGTCCCGCTCGGCGATCTCGGCGAGCCGGGCGTTGTACTCCGCCAGCTCGGCGTCGCCGGTGCGGTCGGCGTGCCGGTCGCGGCGGCGCTGCAGCCGGGCATCCGATCGCGACCACTGGATCGCGACCGTGATCGCCAGGATCAACGTGGGGATCTCGCCGATCGACCACGCGATGCCGCCGCCGACGTACTGGTCCTCGTACGGCGTCGGGCCCCAGGTGCGCCCCATGGCGCCGAACCACTCCGCGACCATGAGCCCCTCCTGCATCATGATCGCGATGCCGAAGAAGGCATGCATGGCCATCACCGCGATCAGCGTGATCAGGCGGCCCGGATACGGCAGCCGGTACGGGACCGGGTCGGCGCCGATCAGGCTCATCACGAACAGGTAGCCGGAGAGCAGGAAGTGGATCACCATCCACTCGTGCCCGAGGTGCTCGTATATCGCCCACCGGACGAGGTCGGTGAAGTAGAACGCCCACAGCGACCCGATGAAGATCGCGGCGGCGACGAGCGGCTGCGTGATCACACGCGCGAACGGGGAGTGCACCGCCCACATGATCCACTCCCTGCCGCCGCGGGTGCCGTCCTCGCGCTTGTGGATGGCGCGCAGCGCCAGGGTGATCGGGGCCCCCGCGACGAGGAGCAGCGGGATCGCCATGCTCAGCATCATGTGCCCCAGCATGTGGATGCTGAACAGGTACTCCTGGTAGGCGTTGATCGGGCCGCAGGTGACCCACACCAGCAGGAGCATGCCGAGGGTCCAGAGAACTGTGCGGTGGACCGGCCACCGGTCGCCGCGGCGGTGCAGCCGCCACACGCCGGCGGCGTACAGGAACAGGCCGAAGCCGGCGGCCACCAACCAGAGGATGTCGATGTCCCAGGCGGTGAACCAGCGGTCCAGGGTGAGCTCGGGGGGCAGCGGGGAGCGGGTGAGCCGCTCGGCCGGCGTCTGCGCGGCCGGGGCCTCCTCGCCGACCGGCGGCGGCGTGCGGGCGAGCGCGGCGGCAGCGCCGGAGGCCAGGCCCATCAGGGCGAGCTCGCCGAGGATGAGGGTCCAGAAGGCGCGGCGGGGGCGGGCGGCCGCGCCGCCGCGGGTGCCGCGGGTGCCGCGGGTGCCGTCATCCAGGTGCGGGATGAGCCGCATCCGGTACCACGCGCCGAACAGGCCGAGGCCGGCGAGCAGCGCTGCTTTGGCGAGCAGGATGCCGCCGTACGGGCTCCACAGCTGGCTCCACGTGCCGAGGGCGACGACGCTGCGGGCGATGCCCGACACCGCGACCACCGCGAACGCGGCGAGCGCGATGCTCGAATAGCGGCGGATCAGGGCCGGGAGGTCGATCCGGTCGGCATCCGTCCGGCTCGCGCCCCGGCCGGCATCCGTCCGCGACGATGCGCGACCCGGGGCCGGGCGGAGCACGACGAGCAGGATCACGCCGCCGAGCCACGCCGCCGCGCCGACGGTGTGCAGCAGGATGGCGTTCACAGCGACGGTGTGGCCGGCGAGGTCGCCGGAGTGCCCCTGCGTGGCCATCGGCAGGAGCGCGGCGGCGGCGAGCGCAGCGGTGAGCAGGGTGCCGGTCCAGCCGCGCCAGGCGAACGCCATCACGGTGATCACCGCCCCCATCAGCGTGGTGATCAGCCACGCCTGGCCGAGCGGGATCTCGAGCAGGAAGCTGCCCAACTGCTCGCCGAAGGCGCGGTCGGCGGTGAGGCGAGGGTTGAACGCGGCCATGAAGGTGAGGAAGCCGGAGAGGCCGGATGCCACCGTGAACACGGCGGCGCCTACGGATGCCGTGTCGACGGCGACCTCGAACGGGCGCGTCTGCGTGCGCAGGGCGAACAGCGCCAGGCTGAGCGATCCGAGCATGGCCGCGGCACCGAGGTTGCTGACCAGTTTCGCCGCCGGGAGGCCCCACAGCACGACCGGGCCCGGATCGAGCAGGATCGGGGCGTTCGCTCCGCCGCCGAACAGCAGCGCCGCCACGAGGGCCGCCGCCGAGGCGGCGACGAGGATCGCGAGGCCCGCGACGCGGTAGGGGTTCACCCTCCCAGCCTACGGACCCGGAGGACGCGCGAAGGCCGCCCCCGGAAGGGGACGGCCTTCGTGCGAACTGCGGTCTTACTTGACGGCAGCCTTGAGCTTGGAGCCCGCGGTCACCTTGACGCGCTTGCCGGCCGGGATCTTGATCTCGGCGCCGGTCTGCGGGTTGCGGCCGGTGCGAGCAGCGGTCTCGACCTGCTCGAACGAGATCCAGCCCGGGATCGAGACCTTGCTGCCCTTGGCGACGGCGTCGGAGACGGTGCCGAAGAGCGAGTCGAGGACGCGCGAGACGGTGGCCTGGCTCTCGCCGGTGGCGGAAGCGATGCTCGCGACGAGCTCGGTCTTGGTGATGGACTTGTCAGCCATGTCATCCTCCAGCGACGAAGATCCCGTCGCATCATGTTGGGTCCGAGGGGCGGACGCACCCCGGTGGTCGATCGACCGCTCCGAATGTATCAACGGCACCCCGTGTTTCCGCGTCATTTCAGGGGTTTCGGGCGATTTCTGCGGCGTGTCGCGCCACATCCGCCCCATCTGTCACACCCTTCCCCGCTCAGGCGGCGCGCGTCCCCCGGGCAGGCGGCGCCCCGGCCCCTCCCGGTCGGGAGGCGCCCCCGCCCCTCCCGGGCGGGAGGAGTTCTCACGTTCGGGAGGACGAATCACCGGGAATCCTCCGCCCGAGTGAGAGAACTCCTCCCGACGCGGTGCGCGAGAGCAGGCCGCGCGGACCGCTCGGGCGGGTGATGAGGGATGCCAGCGGGCCCGGAGGCGGCGGATGTCAGCGGGCCCGGAGGCGGCGGATGTCAGCGGGCGAGGTGGAGGCGCTGGGCGATGGCGGCCATGATCACGGCCTGCACGGCGGGCCAGTCGTCGAACAGCTGGGCGTAGCTGATCCGGATCACGTGGTACCCGTGCAGCTTCAGCAGCGCGTCGTGCGTGATGTCGCTGCTGCGCTGGGCACCCACGTGATGGCCGCCGTCGATCTGCACGACCAGGCGCTCGCCGATCAGGCAGTCGACGGGCCGACCCAGAACCCATGCCTGGGGAAGGACCGGGATGCCGAGCCAGCGCAGCCTGCTGAGGAAGATCGTCTCGGTGCCGGCATCCGCGAACGGCTGGGCGTCACGGAGCATCCGTCTCGCATCCGGCGGCAGCGGCGCCCGATCGAGCACGCCCGGATCGACGGCTCCCTTCCGAAGCGCCGACTCCCACACCGCCAGCGCCTCCTCATACGGACGGCAGCGGGCGACGAGGACCAACGCGTTCTCTATCGCGTCCTCGCAGGAATCGGGGTCGCGCGGGAAGAGCGGAGCACTCCAGTGGATGACGCCGCGCGTCACTCGTGCATGCCCGGAGTGCGGAGGCGCGGCGACGTGCGGCTCGCAGGCGTCGAGCACCCACAGTCCGCGCCGCGCGGCGAGGGTCACGCAGCTGAGCACCACGCCGCGCTTCACGGCAGTGACGAGCATCGGATCCGCGCCCGGCAGCGCCACCCAGCCGCGGCGGACGACGATCAACGCCCCGGCCTCACGGGCGCGCCGGAAGGAGTGGGCGCTGACGCCGCGCCGCCGGAGGGTCTGCACACGGGCGATGCCGCCCGCTCGCCGCAGTGCATCGATCGGATCCATGCGGCGATCCTGCGGCACCGGCGAGCGGCCCGAACCGCCGGAACCCGGCCGCTGTGGACAGTCCGCTCCGGCATCCGTTCCGTGCAGGACGAGCGCAAGGGGCGGGGCGGATGCCGGGGCATGCAGAAGGGCGGGGATCCGAAGATCCCCGCCCCTACCCTTCGACGCGCTCAGGGTCCCTTCGACGCGCTCAGGGTGCGATGCTCACCAGCTCGACTTGGTCACGCCGGGCAGCTCGCCGCGGTGCGCCATGTCACGGAAGCGGACACGCGAGATGCCGAACTTCGTGAGGACACCGCGCGGGCGGCCGT
This window encodes:
- a CDS encoding cytochrome c oxidase assembly protein; amino-acid sequence: MNPYRVAGLAILVAASAAALVAALLFGGGANAPILLDPGPVVLWGLPAAKLVSNLGAAAMLGSLSLALFALRTQTRPFEVAVDTASVGAAVFTVASGLSGFLTFMAAFNPRLTADRAFGEQLGSFLLEIPLGQAWLITTLMGAVITVMAFAWRGWTGTLLTAALAAAALLPMATQGHSGDLAGHTVAVNAILLHTVGAAAWLGGVILLVVLRPAPGRASSRTDAGRGASRTDADRIDLPALIRRYSSIALAAFAVVAVSGIARSVVALGTWSQLWSPYGGILLAKAALLAGLGLFGAWYRMRLIPHLDDGTRGTRGTRGGAAARPRRAFWTLILGELALMGLASGAAAALARTPPPVGEEAPAAQTPAERLTRSPLPPELTLDRWFTAWDIDILWLVAAGFGLFLYAAGVWRLHRRGDRWPVHRTVLWTLGMLLLVWVTCGPINAYQEYLFSIHMLGHMMLSMAIPLLLVAGAPITLALRAIHKREDGTRGGREWIMWAVHSPFARVITQPLVAAAIFIGSLWAFYFTDLVRWAIYEHLGHEWMVIHFLLSGYLFVMSLIGADPVPYRLPYPGRLITLIAVMAMHAFFGIAIMMQEGLMVAEWFGAMGRTWGPTPYEDQYVGGGIAWSIGEIPTLILAITVAIQWSRSDARLQRRRDRHADRTGDAELAEYNARLAEIAERDRRIAERERR
- a CDS encoding HU family DNA-binding protein → MADKSITKTELVASIASATGESQATVSRVLDSLFGTVSDAVAKGSKVSIPGWISFEQVETAARTGRNPQTGAEIKIPAGKRVKVTAGSKLKAAVK
- a CDS encoding type IV toxin-antitoxin system AbiEi family antitoxin domain-containing protein; amino-acid sequence: MDPIDALRRAGGIARVQTLRRRGVSAHSFRRAREAGALIVVRRGWVALPGADPMLVTAVKRGVVLSCVTLAARRGLWVLDACEPHVAAPPHSGHARVTRGVIHWSAPLFPRDPDSCEDAIENALVLVARCRPYEEALAVWESALRKGAVDPGVLDRAPLPPDARRMLRDAQPFADAGTETIFLSRLRWLGIPVLPQAWVLGRPVDCLIGERLVVQIDGGHHVGAQRSSDITHDALLKLHGYHVIRISYAQLFDDWPAVQAVIMAAIAQRLHLAR